One Metamycoplasma gateae genomic window, TAATTCAATTAGATGGAGGTAGACACTCAACAAGTGATATTAACGAGTTATACCGTAGAGTTATTATTAGAAACAATCGTTTGCAACAATGACAGGAAAAAGATGCTCCAACATTAGTTATCCAAAACGAATTGCGGATGATTCAAGAAGCAGTGGATGCATTAATCGATAACCAAAGAAGAACACCAAATCCTGTTCTTTCTAAAGATAATAGACCATTCAAATCAATTTCTGATGCTCTTACTGGTAAAAAAGGTCGTTTCAGACAAAATCTATTAGGTAAGCGTGTCGACTATTCAGGTCGTTCAGTTATTGTTGTTGGTCCTAATTTAAAAATGCATCAATGTGGTATCCCGCGTGAAATGGCTGCTAAATTATTTGAACCATGAATTATTGCTCGTTTAATTGATAAGCAAGTTGCAACAACTGTTAAAAATGCTAAGAAAATTATTGAGGATCAAAACCCAATTATTTGACCTCACGTAGCTGAAGCTATCAAAGGAAGATTAGTATTATTAAACCGTGCTCCAACCTTACACCGTTTATCTATCCAAGCTTTTGAACCGGTATTAGTAAGAGGAAAAGCTATTAGATTACATCCATTAGTATGTACTCCATTTAACGCTGACTTTGATGGGGACCAAATGGCAGTTCACGTTCCTATTTCTGAACAAGCTTTATTAGAAAGTCGTGAACTGATGTTAGCTAATAAAAATATTTTAGGTCCTAAAGATGGTGAACCTATTATTAACCCATCACAAGATATGATTTTAGGTTTATATTACTTAACAATTGAAGAAGAAAACGCATTAGGTGAAGGTAGAGTTTTCGATAACTATCAACACATGCTAAGAAGTTTAGAAGCTAAAAAAGTTTCTCTACATGCAAGAGTTGCTTTACCTGCAGAAGAAGTAAAAAATAATAAACTATTTAGCGGATTTTCAATTAATTCACAGCTTTATGTAATTTCTACAGTTGGTAAATTTATCTTTAATAATGTATTTCCTAAAAACTTCCCATTCATTTTTGACAATAAAGTAACTAAAGCAATTAATTTAGAAGAATACAAAAATGAATTTAATAAGATATATGTTGTTCAAGCTGGAACAAATATACCTCAATATATAAAGACACTTCCAACACAAGAAGCATTTAATAAGAAAAACATTGCTAAAATAATTCGTTATATGTTCGATAATTATGTTTCAACAATTAGTATTAGAAATGTAGCAAGTGTAATCGATAAAATTAATGATTTAAATGATTCTGATATTGTATTAGAATTCTTAAAATTAAAAACATATAAGGGTCAAAATTTAGAAAAAGACCATGCTGATTTATTATCAGAATTTGTATTGATTGAAAAAGAAAAACTTATTCAAGAAAATGAACAGAGATACAATGGTCAAACAAATGTACCTATTTCAGCTAAAGAAAAAGCAAAAATGCTTGATGTTGTATGATTTAAATATACAAACATAGTAGCTTCAATCTTAGACGATATTAAACAACTAGGTTTTGACTATTCAACCACTTCTGGTATCTCAATCTCATTCTCAGATATATTAGAAACTGATAAAAAATCAGTATATATTGCAGAAGGTGATGAATATATTAATAAATTAAAGAACTATTATAATTTAGGGCTAATTACTGATGATGACAGATATTCTTTAACGATTAAAAAATGAGCAGAAATTAAGGACAATATTCAAGAAGAATTACAAACAATTATCAAAAATAATCCAAAAAACCCTGTTATAACCATGATTAATTCAGGGGCTAGAGGAAATATTTCTAACTATGTTCAATTAGCTGGTATGCGTGGTCTTATGGCTAATAACACCAAGACAACAAAAGCCGATGCTAAGAATGATAGAGTTGTTAGATCAACAGTTGAGGTTCCAGTTAAATCATCATTTATCGAAGGTTTAACAGCATTTGAATTCTATTCATCTACACACGGTGCTAGAAAAGGTTTAACAGATACTGCTCTTAACACAGCTAAATCAGGTTATTTAACAAGACGTTTAGTCGACGTTGCTCAAAATATTGTTGTTAGACAAGAAAATTGTGGTTCTGAATATGGATTCTTAGCTAAAAATATCATTGATACTAAAACAAAACAAATAATTGTTTCATTAAAAGAAAGAATTGTTGGTCGTTTCACAAATAAACCAATTTATGATAAAAATAACGAGTTAATTTGTGATAGAAATGTTCTTATTACAAATAAAATAGCTCAAAAAATCATTGATGAAGGTATTGAAGAAATTGAAATTAGATCAATACTAGGATGTAATACACGTAATGGTGTATGTAAGATGTGTTTTGGTAAGGATTTAGCTACAAACCGTGTAGTTAACATTGGTGAAGCTGTCGGTATTATTGCAGCTCAATCAATTGGTGAGCCTGGAACACAATTAACAATGCGTACCTTCCATACAGGTGGGGTTGCTGGTGTTGAAGATATTACAGGTGGTTTCACTCGTTTAATTGAATTAATTGACGCCCACGAACAACCTTGAGGTAGACCTGCAACAATTTCTCCATATCAAGGTGTTGTTGTTGATATTGAAAAAATTGAAAAATCAGAAAATGATTTTATCGTTTCAATCGAATCATTAGACAGTCAAGATGAAAAGATTAAGAGATCAATATTAGTAAATACTAATAAAAAGCTAAGAGTTTCAGTTGGTGATGAAGTTAAAATTGGTCAAAAACTTTCAGAAGGTCCGGTTATTTTAAAAGAATTATTAGCATTAACAGATGTTATAACAGTTCAAAATTATCTATTGAAAGAAATTCAAAGAATTTATCGTATTCAAGGAATCGCAATCAGTGATAAGTATATCGAAATTATTATTAGACAAATGATGTCAAAAATAGTAATTAGCGATCCTGGTGATTCAAAATTCTTTGCCGGAGCAATTGTTGATATATTTGATTATCAGGAAGAAAATTCATTACTTCTTACAGAAAACAAAAAACCTGCATTTGGTAATGTTGTTATTAAGGGTGCTAAACAAGTTCCTCTACTATCGGATTCATTTTTAGCCGCTGCTTCATATCAAGAAACTTCAAAAATTTTAGTTAACGCTGCAATTTCTTCAAGAACAGATAATTTAACTGGTTTAAAAGAAAACATCATTGTTGGTAAAAAGATTCCTTCAGGTACTGCACTTTACTCATTTGAAGAACATTCAAAATATGACATTAAACCATCAATAAAATACTTTACTAATTTTGTTGAACAAAATGAAGAAGAAACAGAATTTTCAGATGATAATTTAATTGATATCGACGCCTTAACTCAAGAATATATTGAAGATCAAAACAATCAAAATGATTTAGAAGATGAAGAAAACACAGAATTCTACAACGAAGAATTTTCAGAAGAAGAAAGCGAAGTAGAAGAGATGATGGATGAATCATTTGATTATGAATAATTAAAAAACAAGGACGTTAAAAGTCCCTGTTCCTAAATTGAAAATTCAAGTGCAACACGTTTAAAGTAAAATTTAGATGTGGAACTTGAATTTTTTATATTAATTAAAAAGAAAAAGTTCCATTGGAACGGAACGGAACTCATATGAATTATACAATAAAAAAATATAACCATTTAACAGATAATGAAAGAATAATTATTGAAAATTATTTAAAGTTAAATTATTCTCTTCGTAGGATTTCGAGATTAATCGAGCGAAGTGTTT contains:
- a CDS encoding DNA-directed RNA polymerase subunit beta', encoding MKNNSKYDLLDESKITKISLSLATPEDVESWSHGEVTKPETINYKSYKPERGGLFDEIIFGPMIDYRCPVCGYKYKRINEGSFCTRTELCKQEKVQILPKISRRNHMGHIKLNSPVVHFWFFKVDHSILYKLLGLRISSENSHETVRREELENLIYYKNHIVVEDGGLKSLPKNLIIEINDAAVIYKEALDELLTRFDPKNPDHQEAYEDITETIEQLVEKATSKIGQEYGIDFYELNEVIEHYSDARIMTGAKAIEYLLKNLDLQAEKAYVTEQINQLNLQESKNPDKFATTTKQTREKLYKRLQVINAFIESKQSPTNMLIYNLPVIPADLRPLIQLDGGRHSTSDINELYRRVIIRNNRLQQWQEKDAPTLVIQNELRMIQEAVDALIDNQRRTPNPVLSKDNRPFKSISDALTGKKGRFRQNLLGKRVDYSGRSVIVVGPNLKMHQCGIPREMAAKLFEPWIIARLIDKQVATTVKNAKKIIEDQNPIIWPHVAEAIKGRLVLLNRAPTLHRLSIQAFEPVLVRGKAIRLHPLVCTPFNADFDGDQMAVHVPISEQALLESRELMLANKNILGPKDGEPIINPSQDMILGLYYLTIEEENALGEGRVFDNYQHMLRSLEAKKVSLHARVALPAEEVKNNKLFSGFSINSQLYVISTVGKFIFNNVFPKNFPFIFDNKVTKAINLEEYKNEFNKIYVVQAGTNIPQYIKTLPTQEAFNKKNIAKIIRYMFDNYVSTISIRNVASVIDKINDLNDSDIVLEFLKLKTYKGQNLEKDHADLLSEFVLIEKEKLIQENEQRYNGQTNVPISAKEKAKMLDVVWFKYTNIVASILDDIKQLGFDYSTTSGISISFSDILETDKKSVYIAEGDEYINKLKNYYNLGLITDDDRYSLTIKKWAEIKDNIQEELQTIIKNNPKNPVITMINSGARGNISNYVQLAGMRGLMANNTKTTKADAKNDRVVRSTVEVPVKSSFIEGLTAFEFYSSTHGARKGLTDTALNTAKSGYLTRRLVDVAQNIVVRQENCGSEYGFLAKNIIDTKTKQIIVSLKERIVGRFTNKPIYDKNNELICDRNVLITNKIAQKIIDEGIEEIEIRSILGCNTRNGVCKMCFGKDLATNRVVNIGEAVGIIAAQSIGEPGTQLTMRTFHTGGVAGVEDITGGFTRLIELIDAHEQPWGRPATISPYQGVVVDIEKIEKSENDFIVSIESLDSQDEKIKRSILVNTNKKLRVSVGDEVKIGQKLSEGPVILKELLALTDVITVQNYLLKEIQRIYRIQGIAISDKYIEIIIRQMMSKIVISDPGDSKFFAGAIVDIFDYQEENSLLLTENKKPAFGNVVIKGAKQVPLLSDSFLAAASYQETSKILVNAAISSRTDNLTGLKENIIVGKKIPSGTALYSFEEHSKYDIKPSIKYFTNFVEQNEEETEFSDDNLIDIDALTQEYIEDQNNQNDLEDEENTEFYNEEFSEEESEVEEMMDESFDYE